The Solanum lycopersicum chromosome 6, SLM_r2.1 genome has a window encoding:
- the LOC101265551 gene encoding uncharacterized protein isoform X1 translates to MALTSVKMTEEVWLTCLSHALSTETEEIMGLLLGDTQQSKNGSVTALIWGALPQPRCDRRKDRVETNPEQLTAASVKAERMTLATGRTTRVIGWYHSHPHITVLPSHVDVRTQAMYQLLDAGFIGLIFSCFSEDAQKVGRIQVIAFQSLDGKQQNHMLLRPISLSPVHKNSVIDLESSLSSADTSRAGSKIEILEQDTGDSRAAAIASKGGSRSTDLGNFFANVDNRVGENLYANSLSNAVIDVDPMDMSESMQEAMHRSNLEMSGAEYVRKEIPLLVLPSSSIFNLDAPLNSFTDLQRVLFEEERTAYNQAVVTNMRETKVHPLTFIHHTSTYQASMCKLMEYCLSPAISALQDQLRENEVRLKMLSEEAKVLETEIIRGEPNTSSPRRGSASLGQRDLYSPTELRSVSGSSSRSRKAS, encoded by the exons CAGTCAAAAAATGGTAGCGTGACTGCACTTATATGGGGAGCACTGCCACAGCCACGTTGTGACAGGAGGAAAGATCGTGTTGAGACCAATCCTGAGCAGCTAACTGCTGCATCAGTCAAGGCTGAGA GAATGACCCTGGCAACAGGAAGAACAACAAGAGTGATTGGCTGGTACCATTCACATCCCCACATTACAGTGCTCCCTTCCCATGTTG ATGTCCGCACTCAAGCCATGTATCAACTTCTGGATGCTGGGTTTATTGGGTtgatattttcatgttttagtGAAGATGCACAGAAG GTCGGGAGAATCCAAGTTATTGCATTTCAGTCCTTGGATGGAAAGCAGCAGAATCACATGTTGTTGAGGCCTATTTCCCTTTCCCCTGTACATAAAAATTCTGTAATAGACCTTGAATCGTCTTTAAGTTCCGCAGACACATCTAGAGCTGGTTCAAAAATTGAGATTCTTGAACAAGATACTGGTGATTCAAGAGCTGCTGCTATAGCTTCCAAG GGTGGGTCAAGATCGACGGACTTGGGCAATTTCTTTGCTAATGTTGATAATAGAGTTGGAGAAAACCTTTACGCCAACAGTCTTAGTAATGCCGTCATTGATGTAGATCCAATGGACATGTCAGAAAGTATGCAGGAAGCAATGCATCGATCGAATCTGGAGATGAG TGGTGCAGAATATGTCAGAAAGGAAATCCCTCTTCTTGTTCTGCCATCCTCATCTATTTTCAATCTTGATGCACCTTTGAACTCATTCACGGATCTGCAACGGGTATTATTTGAAGAAGAACGAACTGCATATAATCAGGCTGTTGTAACAAATATGAG AGAAACAAAAGTGCACCCGCTCACTTTCATCCACCACACATCTACATATCAGGCTTCTATGTGCAAATTAATGGAGTATTG CTTAAGTCCCGCCATCAGTGCCCTCCAGGACCAGTTAAGAGAGAATGAAGTTCGG CTAAAGATGCTAAGTGAAGAAGCCAAAGTTTTGGAAACTGAGATTATAAGAGGGGAACCAAATACAAGTTCTCCTCGTCGAGGTAGTGCTTCATTGGGTCAAAGAGACTTGTACAGTCCAACCGAGTTAAGAAGTGTTTCCGGTTCAAGTAGCCGGAGCAGAAAAGCATCCTAA
- the LOC101265551 gene encoding uncharacterized protein isoform X2, producing MALTSVKMTEEVWLTCLSHALSTETEEIMGLLLGDTQSKNGSVTALIWGALPQPRCDRRKDRVETNPEQLTAASVKAERMTLATGRTTRVIGWYHSHPHITVLPSHVDVRTQAMYQLLDAGFIGLIFSCFSEDAQKVGRIQVIAFQSLDGKQQNHMLLRPISLSPVHKNSVIDLESSLSSADTSRAGSKIEILEQDTGDSRAAAIASKGGSRSTDLGNFFANVDNRVGENLYANSLSNAVIDVDPMDMSESMQEAMHRSNLEMSGAEYVRKEIPLLVLPSSSIFNLDAPLNSFTDLQRVLFEEERTAYNQAVVTNMRETKVHPLTFIHHTSTYQASMCKLMEYCLSPAISALQDQLRENEVRLKMLSEEAKVLETEIIRGEPNTSSPRRGSASLGQRDLYSPTELRSVSGSSSRSRKAS from the exons TCAAAAAATGGTAGCGTGACTGCACTTATATGGGGAGCACTGCCACAGCCACGTTGTGACAGGAGGAAAGATCGTGTTGAGACCAATCCTGAGCAGCTAACTGCTGCATCAGTCAAGGCTGAGA GAATGACCCTGGCAACAGGAAGAACAACAAGAGTGATTGGCTGGTACCATTCACATCCCCACATTACAGTGCTCCCTTCCCATGTTG ATGTCCGCACTCAAGCCATGTATCAACTTCTGGATGCTGGGTTTATTGGGTtgatattttcatgttttagtGAAGATGCACAGAAG GTCGGGAGAATCCAAGTTATTGCATTTCAGTCCTTGGATGGAAAGCAGCAGAATCACATGTTGTTGAGGCCTATTTCCCTTTCCCCTGTACATAAAAATTCTGTAATAGACCTTGAATCGTCTTTAAGTTCCGCAGACACATCTAGAGCTGGTTCAAAAATTGAGATTCTTGAACAAGATACTGGTGATTCAAGAGCTGCTGCTATAGCTTCCAAG GGTGGGTCAAGATCGACGGACTTGGGCAATTTCTTTGCTAATGTTGATAATAGAGTTGGAGAAAACCTTTACGCCAACAGTCTTAGTAATGCCGTCATTGATGTAGATCCAATGGACATGTCAGAAAGTATGCAGGAAGCAATGCATCGATCGAATCTGGAGATGAG TGGTGCAGAATATGTCAGAAAGGAAATCCCTCTTCTTGTTCTGCCATCCTCATCTATTTTCAATCTTGATGCACCTTTGAACTCATTCACGGATCTGCAACGGGTATTATTTGAAGAAGAACGAACTGCATATAATCAGGCTGTTGTAACAAATATGAG AGAAACAAAAGTGCACCCGCTCACTTTCATCCACCACACATCTACATATCAGGCTTCTATGTGCAAATTAATGGAGTATTG CTTAAGTCCCGCCATCAGTGCCCTCCAGGACCAGTTAAGAGAGAATGAAGTTCGG CTAAAGATGCTAAGTGAAGAAGCCAAAGTTTTGGAAACTGAGATTATAAGAGGGGAACCAAATACAAGTTCTCCTCGTCGAGGTAGTGCTTCATTGGGTCAAAGAGACTTGTACAGTCCAACCGAGTTAAGAAGTGTTTCCGGTTCAAGTAGCCGGAGCAGAAAAGCATCCTAA